Proteins encoded within one genomic window of Citrobacter amalonaticus Y19:
- the ytfT gene encoding galactofuranose ABC transporter, ATP-binding protein YtfT: MPQSLPQTTPPKRRFRWPTGMPQLIALLLVLLVDSLVAPHFYQIVLQDGRLFGSPIDILNRAAPVALLAIGMTLVIATGGIDLSVGAVMAIAGATTAAMTVAGHSLPVVLLAALGTGVLAGLWNGVLVAILKIQPFVATLILMVAGRGVAQLITSGQIVTFDSPMLSWFGSGSLLLFPTPVIIALITLVLFWLLTRRTALGMFIEAVGINIRAAKNAGVNTRVIVMLTYVLSGLCAAIAGIIVTADIRGADANNAGLWLELDAILAVVIGGGSLMGGRFNLLLSVVGALIIQGMNTGILLSGFPPEMNQVVKAIVVLCVLIVQSQRFISLLKGVRGRDKT; the protein is encoded by the coding sequence ATGCCCCAATCTCTCCCGCAGACCACACCGCCGAAGCGACGCTTTCGCTGGCCGACCGGCATGCCGCAACTGATTGCGCTGCTGCTGGTGCTGCTGGTGGACAGTCTGGTCGCCCCTCATTTTTATCAGATTGTGTTGCAGGATGGGCGTCTGTTCGGCAGTCCCATCGATATCCTGAATCGTGCCGCCCCCGTCGCCTTGCTGGCAATAGGGATGACGCTGGTGATTGCCACGGGCGGCATTGACCTTTCCGTTGGCGCGGTGATGGCGATTGCCGGAGCCACGACCGCCGCGATGACCGTCGCGGGGCATAGTTTGCCGGTGGTGCTGCTCGCCGCACTGGGGACTGGCGTGCTGGCTGGCCTGTGGAACGGCGTCCTGGTCGCTATCCTCAAAATCCAGCCGTTTGTCGCCACGCTGATCCTGATGGTGGCTGGTCGCGGCGTGGCGCAACTGATCACCTCCGGACAGATTGTCACCTTCGATTCGCCCATGCTCTCCTGGTTCGGTAGCGGTTCGCTGCTGCTGTTTCCCACGCCGGTCATTATCGCGCTGATCACGCTGGTGCTGTTCTGGCTGCTGACCCGGCGAACGGCGCTCGGGATGTTTATTGAAGCGGTGGGGATTAACATCCGGGCGGCGAAAAATGCCGGGGTGAACACGCGGGTGATCGTCATGCTCACCTACGTGCTGAGCGGACTGTGCGCGGCGATTGCCGGGATTATCGTCACGGCGGATATTCGCGGTGCCGATGCCAACAACGCCGGATTGTGGCTGGAGCTGGACGCCATTCTGGCGGTGGTGATCGGCGGCGGTTCCCTGATGGGCGGGCGTTTTAATTTGCTGCTGTCGGTCGTGGGCGCGCTGATCATCCAGGGGATGAACACCGGGATCCTGTTGTCCGGATTCCCGCCGGAGATGAACCAGGTGGTCAAAGCCATCGTGGTGCTGTGCGTACTGATCGTGCAGTCACAGCGCTTTATCAGTCTGCTAAAAGGAGTGCGTGGTCGTGATAAAACGTAA
- the yjfF gene encoding galactofuranose ABC transporter, permease protein YjfF, whose product MIKRNLPLMITLGVFVLGYLYCLTQFPGFASTRVICNILTDNAFLGIIAVGMTFVILSGGIDLSVGSVIAFTGVFLAKAIGYWGISPLLAFPLVLAMGCAFGAFMGLLIDALKIPAFIITLAGMFFLRGVSYLVSEESIPINHPIYDTLSSLAWKIPGGGRLSAMGLLMLAVVVIGIFLAHRTRFGNQVYAIGGNAISANLMGISTRSTTIRIYMLSTGLATLAGIVFSIYTQAGYALAGVGVELDAIASVVIGGTLLSGGVGTVLGTLFGVAIQGLIQTYINFDGTLSSWWTKIAIGVLLFIFIALQRGLTVLWENRQSSPVTRVAPTATPK is encoded by the coding sequence GTGATAAAACGTAATTTACCGTTAATGATCACCCTCGGGGTTTTCGTGCTGGGCTATCTCTACTGCCTGACCCAGTTTCCCGGCTTTGCCTCCACGCGGGTTATCTGCAACATCCTGACCGATAACGCCTTTCTGGGGATCATCGCCGTGGGGATGACCTTCGTGATCCTCTCCGGCGGGATCGATCTCTCCGTTGGATCGGTTATCGCCTTCACCGGCGTATTCCTGGCGAAGGCCATCGGCTATTGGGGGATCTCGCCGCTGCTGGCGTTTCCGCTGGTACTGGCGATGGGCTGTGCGTTTGGCGCGTTCATGGGGTTATTGATTGATGCGCTAAAGATCCCGGCCTTTATCATCACGCTTGCCGGTATGTTCTTCCTGCGCGGGGTCAGTTACCTGGTGTCGGAAGAGTCGATCCCGATTAACCATCCCATTTACGACACGCTTTCCAGTCTGGCGTGGAAAATCCCCGGCGGCGGTCGCCTGAGCGCGATGGGGCTGCTGATGCTGGCGGTGGTCGTGATAGGTATTTTCCTTGCGCACCGCACCCGGTTTGGCAATCAGGTGTATGCCATTGGCGGGAATGCGATATCGGCGAACCTGATGGGGATTTCCACCCGCAGCACGACGATTCGCATCTATATGCTGTCGACCGGGCTGGCGACGCTGGCCGGGATTGTCTTTTCAATCTACACCCAGGCCGGCTACGCGCTGGCGGGGGTCGGCGTGGAGCTGGACGCCATCGCGTCGGTGGTGATCGGCGGCACGTTGCTGAGTGGTGGGGTGGGTACGGTTCTTGGAACGCTGTTTGGCGTGGCGATTCAGGGACTGATCCAGACCTACATTAACTTCGATGGCACGCTCAGTTCATGGTGGACGAAAATTGCCATTGGCGTTTTGTTATTTATTTTCATTGCGTTGCAGCGTGGCCTGACGGTGCTCTGGGAAAATCGACAGAGTTCGCCGGTGACGCGGGTCGCCCCGACGGCGACGCCGAAGTGA
- the yjgA gene encoding ribosome biogenesis factor YjgA, whose amino-acid sequence MTKQPEDWLDDVPGDDIEDEDDEIIWVSKSEIKRDAEELKRLGAELVDLGKNALDKIPLDADLRAAIELAQRIKMEGRRRQLQLIGKMLRQREVDPIRQALDKLKNRHNQQVVLFHKLEHLRDRLIDEGDDAVEEVLNLWPNADRQQLRSLIRNAKKEKEGNKPPKSARQIFQYLRELAENDA is encoded by the coding sequence ATGACTAAGCAGCCCGAAGACTGGCTCGACGACGTTCCCGGTGATGACATCGAAGACGAAGACGATGAAATTATCTGGGTCAGTAAAAGTGAAATTAAACGCGACGCCGAGGAGCTCAAACGCCTGGGCGCGGAACTGGTGGATCTGGGGAAAAACGCGCTGGATAAAATCCCGCTTGATGCGGACCTGCGCGCCGCCATTGAGCTGGCCCAGCGGATCAAAATGGAAGGTCGCCGCCGCCAGTTGCAGTTGATTGGTAAAATGCTGCGCCAACGTGAGGTTGATCCTATTCGCCAGGCGCTGGACAAGCTGAAAAACCGCCACAACCAGCAGGTGGTGCTGTTTCACAAGCTTGAGCATCTGCGCGATCGTCTGATTGACGAAGGGGATGACGCGGTAGAGGAAGTGCTGAACCTGTGGCCAAATGCCGACCGCCAGCAGCTTCGCTCGCTGATCCGCAATGCGAAGAAAGAGAAAGAAGGGAATAAACCGCCGAAATCCGCGCGTCAGATCTTCCAGTATCTGCGCGAACTGGCAGAAAACGACGCGTAA
- the fbp gene encoding class 1 fructose-bisphosphatase, whose translation MKTLGEFIVEKQHEFSHATGELTALLSAIKLGAKIIHRDINKAGLVDILGASGAENVQGEVQQKLDLFANEKLKAALKARDIVAGIASEEEDEIVVFEGCEHAKYVVLMDPLDGSSNIDVNVSVGTIFSIYRRVTPVGTPVTEEDFLQPGNKQVAAGYVVYGSSTMLVYTTGCGVHAFTYDPSLGVFCLCQERMRFPEKGNTYSINEGNYIKFPNGVKKYIKFCQEEDKSTQRPYTSRYIGSLVADFHRNLLKGGIYLYPSTASHPEGKLRLLYECNPMAFLAEQAGGKASDGKERILDITPESLHQRRSFFVGNNHMVEDVERFIREFPDA comes from the coding sequence ATGAAAACGTTAGGTGAATTTATTGTCGAGAAGCAGCACGAGTTCTCTCATGCTACAGGTGAGCTCACTGCGTTGTTGTCGGCAATAAAGCTGGGCGCCAAGATCATCCACCGCGATATCAACAAGGCCGGTCTGGTCGATATCCTGGGTGCCAGCGGTGCTGAGAACGTACAGGGCGAGGTTCAGCAGAAACTCGACCTGTTCGCGAACGAAAAACTGAAAGCTGCACTCAAGGCGCGTGATATCGTCGCGGGTATTGCCTCTGAAGAAGAAGATGAAATCGTCGTTTTCGAAGGCTGTGAACACGCGAAATACGTGGTGCTGATGGATCCGCTGGATGGATCGTCCAACATCGATGTTAACGTCTCTGTGGGGACCATTTTCTCTATCTACCGCCGCGTGACGCCTGTCGGCACACCGGTCACAGAAGAAGATTTCCTGCAACCGGGCAACAAACAGGTTGCTGCGGGTTACGTGGTTTACGGCTCCTCCACCATGCTGGTTTACACTACCGGCTGCGGTGTTCACGCTTTTACCTACGATCCGTCGCTGGGCGTGTTCTGCCTGTGTCAGGAGCGTATGCGCTTCCCGGAGAAAGGCAACACCTACTCCATCAACGAAGGCAACTACATTAAATTCCCGAACGGTGTGAAGAAGTACATCAAATTCTGCCAGGAAGAGGATAAATCCACACAGCGCCCGTACACCTCGCGCTACATCGGCTCACTGGTTGCTGACTTCCACCGTAACCTGCTGAAAGGCGGGATTTATCTCTACCCAAGCACCGCCAGCCACCCGGAAGGAAAACTGCGTCTGCTGTATGAGTGCAACCCGATGGCATTCCTCGCAGAGCAAGCCGGCGGTAAAGCGAGCGACGGAAAAGAGCGTATTCTGGATATTACCCCGGAAAGCCTGCACCAGCGCCGTTCGTTCTTCGTTGGCAACAACCATATGGTTGAAGATGTGGAACGCTTTATCCGGGAGTTCCCGGACGCGTAA
- the ytfQ gene encoding galactofuranose ABC transporter substrate-binding protein YtfQ: MWKRLLIVTAVSAAMSSMAMAAPLTVGFSQVGSESGWRAAETNVAKSEAEKRGITLKIADGQQKQENQIKAVRSFVAQGVDAIFIAPVVATGWEPVLKEAKDAEIPVFLLDRSIDVKDKSLYMTTVTANNVLEGQLIGDWLIKEVNGKPCNVVELQGTVGASVAIDRKKGFAEAIAKAPNIKIIRSQSGDFTRSKGKEVMESFIKAENNGKNICMVYAHNDDMVIGAIQAIKEAGLKPGKDILTGSIDGVPDIYKAMIDGEANASVELTPNMAGPAFDALEKFKKDGTMPEKVTITKSTLYLPDTAKEELEKKKNMGY, translated from the coding sequence ATGTGGAAGCGCTTACTTATCGTCACAGCAGTTTCGGCAGCCATGTCGTCTATGGCCATGGCCGCCCCATTAACCGTAGGATTTTCGCAGGTCGGCTCTGAGTCCGGCTGGCGCGCCGCAGAGACCAACGTGGCGAAAAGCGAGGCCGAGAAGCGCGGCATTACGCTGAAAATCGCTGACGGTCAGCAAAAGCAGGAAAACCAGATTAAAGCCGTGCGTTCATTTGTCGCTCAGGGCGTTGATGCCATCTTCATTGCGCCGGTGGTCGCGACAGGATGGGAGCCAGTGCTGAAGGAAGCGAAAGATGCCGAGATCCCGGTCTTCCTGCTTGACCGTTCCATCGATGTAAAAGACAAATCTCTCTATATGACCACCGTTACCGCCAACAACGTGCTGGAAGGCCAACTGATCGGTGACTGGCTGATCAAAGAGGTGAATGGCAAGCCGTGTAATGTGGTTGAGTTGCAGGGCACCGTCGGCGCCAGCGTGGCCATTGACCGTAAGAAAGGGTTTGCTGAGGCCATCGCCAAAGCGCCAAACATCAAAATCATCCGTTCCCAGTCCGGTGACTTCACCCGCAGTAAAGGTAAAGAGGTCATGGAAAGCTTTATCAAAGCGGAGAACAACGGCAAGAACATCTGCATGGTTTATGCCCATAACGATGACATGGTGATCGGGGCTATCCAGGCTATCAAAGAAGCGGGGCTGAAACCGGGCAAAGATATTCTGACCGGTTCTATCGACGGCGTACCGGACATCTATAAAGCGATGATTGACGGTGAAGCGAACGCCAGCGTTGAACTGACGCCGAACATGGCAGGCCCAGCCTTCGACGCACTCGAGAAATTCAAGAAAGATGGCACGATGCCTGAGAAGGTCACTATCACCAAATCGACGCTGTACCTGCCGGATACCGCGAAAGAAGAGTTAGAGAAGAAGAAAAACATGGGTTACTAA
- the ytfR gene encoding galactofuranose ABC transporter, ATP-binding protein YtfR, which produces MIAEQHQEILRTEGLSKFFPGVKALDNVDFSLRRGEIMALLGENGAGKSTLIKALTGVYHADRGTIWLEGSAISPRNTAHAQQLGIGTVYQEVNLLPNMSVADNLFIGREPRRFGLLRRKEMEKRATELMASYGFSLDVREPLNRYSVAMQQIVAICRAIDLSAKVLILDEPTASLDTQEVEMLFGLMRHLRDRGVSLIFVTHFLDQVYQVSDRITVLRNGGFVGCRETRELPQIELVKMMLGRELDTHALQRAGRTLLSDKPVAAFKNFGKKGIISPFDLDVRPGEIVGLAGLLGSGRTETAEVIFGIKPADSGSAQIKGKTQTLRSPHQASCLGIGFCPEDRKTDGIIAAASVRENIILALQAQRGWLRPIARKEQNDIAERFIRQLGIRTPSAEQPIEFLSGGNQQKVLLSRWLLTKPQFLILDEPTRGIDVGAHAEIIRLIETLCADGLALLVISSELEELVGYADRVIIMRDRKQVAEIPLAELSVPAIMNAIAA; this is translated from the coding sequence ATGATCGCGGAACAACACCAGGAGATCCTCCGTACAGAGGGATTAAGTAAATTCTTTCCTGGCGTCAAGGCGCTGGATAATGTCGATTTCAGCCTGCGTCGCGGGGAAATCATGGCGCTGCTCGGCGAGAACGGCGCCGGAAAATCCACGCTCATCAAAGCACTGACCGGCGTCTATCACGCCGATCGCGGTACCATCTGGCTGGAAGGCAGTGCCATCTCCCCCAGAAATACTGCTCATGCTCAACAACTGGGCATTGGCACGGTGTACCAGGAAGTGAACCTGCTGCCAAATATGTCGGTGGCGGATAATCTGTTTATTGGTCGTGAGCCGCGTCGTTTTGGCCTGCTGCGGCGCAAAGAGATGGAAAAGCGCGCCACGGAACTGATGGCGTCTTACGGTTTTTCCCTCGATGTGCGCGAACCGCTGAACCGCTATTCGGTGGCGATGCAGCAGATCGTGGCGATCTGCCGGGCGATCGATCTTTCCGCCAAAGTCCTGATCCTCGATGAACCCACCGCCAGCCTCGATACACAAGAGGTTGAGATGCTGTTCGGCCTGATGCGTCATCTGCGCGATCGCGGCGTGAGTCTGATCTTCGTTACCCATTTTCTCGATCAGGTCTACCAGGTCAGCGATCGGATCACCGTCCTGCGTAACGGTGGTTTTGTCGGCTGCCGTGAAACCCGTGAGCTGCCGCAGATAGAACTGGTCAAAATGATGCTGGGACGCGAGCTGGACACCCATGCGCTACAGCGCGCGGGACGCACCTTGCTGAGCGACAAACCGGTTGCCGCGTTCAAAAATTTCGGCAAGAAGGGGATTATCTCCCCGTTCGATCTCGACGTCCGTCCCGGTGAGATAGTCGGTCTGGCTGGACTGCTCGGTTCCGGACGTACCGAAACGGCTGAGGTGATCTTCGGCATCAAACCGGCGGACAGCGGCAGCGCGCAGATCAAAGGCAAAACGCAGACGCTGCGATCTCCTCATCAGGCGTCATGTCTGGGGATCGGTTTTTGCCCGGAGGACAGGAAAACGGACGGTATTATTGCCGCTGCCTCGGTGCGGGAAAACATTATCCTGGCGCTACAGGCCCAGCGGGGCTGGCTACGGCCGATTGCGCGCAAAGAACAAAACGACATTGCCGAGCGGTTTATCCGCCAGCTTGGCATTCGCACCCCCAGCGCAGAACAGCCGATCGAGTTTCTCTCCGGCGGCAACCAGCAAAAAGTGCTGCTGTCGCGCTGGCTGCTGACCAAACCGCAGTTTCTGATCCTCGATGAGCCGACGCGCGGGATTGACGTAGGGGCGCATGCCGAGATCATCCGCCTGATCGAAACCCTGTGCGCTGATGGTCTGGCGCTACTGGTGATCTCCTCGGAACTGGAGGAACTGGTGGGCTATGCGGATCGGGTGATCATCATGCGTGACCGCAAACAGGTGGCGGAGATCCCGCTGGCTGAACTGTCCGTTCCGGCGATCATGAACGCCATCGCGGCGTAA
- a CDS encoding methyl-accepting chemotaxis protein, translated as MPKSLSLRNTLLVLLSLITLLLLLTGGMGIYASTRIITSWIYYGVMTATTLTAIALLAVVWLLLRNKLLKPLDNVVEQLERLATGDLSAAESRYASAEFNRLQAALEGMRVALSESVKRVRDASSQIDTGSRELTAGNIHLATRTESTATSLEQTAASMEELTATVKQNAENADQAHQLAKSVSDTADRGSEMVCYVIEKMRDISGSSNRIADILGVIDGIAFQTNILALNASVEAARAGEQGRGFAVVAGEVRNLASRSAEAAKEIRTLIGDSQSQVGEGSDLAMQAGETMDEIASEVMRMTKLMREIASASQEQSRGIEQVNIAVSQMDETAQQNAALVQQSSAATRSLEEQSHALIEAMASFKLQTA; from the coding sequence ATGCCAAAATCCCTCTCCCTACGAAATACCCTGTTGGTTTTATTGTCGCTTATTACCCTGTTACTACTGCTAACAGGCGGCATGGGGATTTACGCCTCAACGCGTATCATTACCTCATGGATCTATTACGGGGTGATGACCGCGACGACGCTGACGGCCATCGCCCTGTTGGCGGTGGTCTGGCTGTTACTGCGCAATAAGCTCCTGAAACCGCTCGATAATGTGGTTGAACAACTCGAACGCCTGGCGACAGGGGATTTGTCGGCGGCGGAAAGCCGCTATGCCAGTGCCGAGTTTAATCGCCTGCAGGCCGCGCTCGAAGGGATGCGCGTGGCGCTGAGCGAGTCCGTCAAACGCGTACGCGATGCCAGTTCGCAGATCGATACCGGCAGTCGTGAACTGACGGCGGGCAACATTCATCTGGCGACACGCACCGAATCGACCGCGACCTCGCTGGAACAAACCGCCGCCAGCATGGAAGAGCTCACCGCGACGGTGAAACAGAATGCGGAAAACGCCGATCAGGCGCATCAACTGGCGAAATCGGTCTCTGATACCGCCGATCGCGGCAGTGAAATGGTGTGCTATGTCATTGAAAAAATGCGCGACATCTCCGGCAGTTCTAACCGTATTGCCGATATTCTTGGCGTGATCGACGGGATTGCGTTCCAGACTAATATTCTGGCGCTGAACGCCTCGGTGGAAGCGGCGCGCGCGGGAGAGCAGGGACGCGGTTTTGCCGTGGTGGCAGGCGAAGTGCGCAATCTGGCCAGCCGCAGCGCAGAGGCCGCGAAAGAGATCCGCACGCTCATCGGCGATTCGCAGTCGCAGGTCGGTGAGGGCAGCGATCTGGCGATGCAGGCGGGTGAAACAATGGATGAGATTGCCAGCGAAGTGATGCGGATGACCAAACTGATGCGGGAAATTGCCAGCGCGTCGCAGGAGCAGAGTCGCGGTATCGAACAGGTGAATATTGCGGTGAGCCAGATGGATGAAACGGCGCAGCAGAATGCGGCCCTGGTGCAACAATCCTCGGCGGCAACGCGATCGCTTGAAGAGCAGTCGCACGCGCTTATTGAAGCGATGGCGTCGTTTAAATTGCAGACCGCCTGA
- the mpl gene encoding UDP-N-acetylmuramate:L-alanyl-gamma-D-glutamyl-meso-diaminopimelate ligase → MRIHILGICGTFMGGLAMLARSLGHEVTGSDANVYPPMSTLLENQGISLIQGYDPSQLVPQPDLVIIGNAMTRGNPCVEAVLEKNIPFMSGPQWLHDFVLRDRWVLAVAGTHGKTTTAGMATWILDVCGYKPGFVIGGVPGNFDVSARLGESDFFVIEADEYDCAFFDKRSKFVHYCPRTLILNNLEFDHADIFDDLKAIQKQFHHLVRIVPGQGRIIYPEHDINLKQTMAMGCWSEQELVGDQGHWQAKKLNVDASEWEVWLDGEKVGEVKWSLVGEHNMHNGLMAIAAARHVGVQPGDAANALGSFINARRRLELRGEANGVTVYDDFAHHPTAILATLAALRGKVGGTARIIAVLEPRSNTMKMGLSKDDLAPSLGRADEVYLLQPPHIPWQVAEVAEACVQPAHWSGDVDTLAEMIVKTAQPGDHILVMSNGGFGGIHQKLLDGLAKKAEAQAEE, encoded by the coding sequence ATGCGCATTCATATTTTGGGAATTTGTGGCACGTTCATGGGCGGTCTGGCGATGCTGGCGCGCTCGCTCGGTCATGAAGTAACGGGTTCGGACGCCAATGTGTATCCGCCGATGAGCACCTTACTTGAGAACCAGGGCATCTCCCTGATTCAGGGTTATGACCCCAGTCAGCTTGTTCCGCAACCGGACCTGGTGATCATTGGCAATGCCATGACCCGTGGAAATCCGTGCGTTGAGGCGGTGCTGGAAAAAAACATTCCGTTCATGTCCGGTCCGCAGTGGCTGCATGACTTTGTGTTGCGCGATCGTTGGGTGCTGGCCGTCGCGGGAACGCACGGTAAAACCACCACCGCGGGCATGGCGACCTGGATTCTGGACGTCTGCGGTTATAAGCCAGGTTTTGTGATTGGCGGTGTGCCGGGGAATTTTGACGTTTCTGCGCGTCTGGGCGAAAGCGACTTCTTCGTGATTGAAGCGGATGAGTACGACTGCGCCTTCTTCGATAAACGCTCTAAATTCGTACATTACTGCCCGCGCACGCTGATCCTCAACAACCTTGAGTTTGATCATGCGGATATCTTTGACGATCTGAAAGCGATCCAGAAGCAGTTCCACCACCTGGTCCGTATCGTGCCGGGTCAGGGACGGATCATCTACCCGGAACACGACATCAATCTGAAACAGACGATGGCGATGGGATGCTGGAGCGAACAGGAACTGGTGGGCGATCAGGGCCACTGGCAGGCGAAAAAGCTGAACGTCGATGCCTCGGAATGGGAAGTGTGGCTGGACGGTGAGAAGGTCGGTGAAGTGAAGTGGTCGCTGGTTGGCGAACACAACATGCACAACGGTCTGATGGCCATTGCCGCGGCCCGTCACGTTGGCGTGCAGCCGGGCGATGCGGCCAATGCGCTGGGATCGTTCATCAACGCCCGTCGTCGTCTTGAACTGCGCGGCGAAGCGAACGGCGTCACGGTCTATGATGATTTCGCACATCACCCGACGGCGATTCTGGCAACGCTTGCGGCGCTGCGCGGCAAAGTAGGCGGCACGGCACGCATTATCGCCGTACTGGAGCCGCGTTCTAACACCATGAAGATGGGGCTGTCCAAAGACGATCTTGCACCGTCATTAGGTCGTGCGGATGAAGTGTATCTGCTACAGCCGCCGCATATTCCGTGGCAGGTAGCGGAAGTGGCGGAAGCCTGCGTCCAGCCAGCTCACTGGAGTGGTGATGTGGATACGCTGGCAGAGATGATCGTGAAAACGGCGCAACCTGGCGATCACATTCTGGTGATGAGTAACGGCGGGTTTGGTGGTATTCACCAAAAACTGCTGGATGGTCTGGCGAAAAAAGCCGAAGCGCAGGCCGAAGAGTAA